The sequence AATGCCTGACCGGCGCCAAGCCAGGCCGGCAACATCAACCGGGTCTGGGTCCAGGCAAAAATCCACGGAATCGCACGCAGGGTTTCGATCCCCCCCTGGCTCCGCCGCTTGGCTGGCCGACTCCCCAGCGGCAGTCGCGCCAGCTCCTGCTCCGGGGTCGCCTGGCGGAAGTATTCGACGAATTGCGGTTCCTCACGGACCACTCCCCGATATATTGCCACCGAACGATCGGCCAACTGCTGCATCAACTCGCGCCAAGCCGGCTCCGGGGCGGGTGGCGGCAGCAGGGTCGCTTCCAGCACGGCGCTGGTGTACAGCCTCAGACTCTGCACCGCGATGCCCGGCAGACCAAACTTGAAGCGGATCATCTCCCCCTGTTCGGTAACCCGGAACTGCCCATTCACCGAACCTGGCGGCTGCGAAAGAATCGCCATGTGCGCCGGCGCGCCACCACGACCCACGGTACCACCACGACCATGGAACAGGCGCAGACGTACGCCATGCTGACGGGCGACTTGCACCAGCGCCTCCTGAGCCCGGTACTGGGCCCAGCCAGCGGCCAGAGTGCCGGCATCCTTGGCCGAGTCGGAATAGCCGATCATGACTTCCTGCTCGTCACCCACCAGCGCTCGATAACCCGGCAGGCCCAACAACTGATCGATTACAGCCGCCCCCTGATCCAGATCGGCCAGCGTCTCGAACAACGGTACCACCCGCATCGGCCAGCTCAGGCCGGCCTCCTTGAGCAGCAACTTAACCGCCAGCACATCGGAAGCACTACCCGCCATGGAGATCACATAGGAGCCCAGCAGTTCACGCGGTTGGGTGGCAACCACCCGACAGGTTGCCAGCACTTCGGCCACCTCCGCGCTCGGTTGCCAGTGCGGCGGCAGCAGCGGCCGCTTGCTGGCCAGTTCTGTCAACAGGAACTGGCAGCGCTGCGACTCATCCCAGTCAGCATAACGCCCCAGCTCCAGGTATTCGGTCAAGGCGCTGAGGACATCGGCATGCCGCGCCGCGTCCTGACGGATATCCAGGCGTACCAGACCAAGCCCGAAGGCATTGACCCGACGCAGGGTATCCAGCAAGGGGCCGTTGGCGATCAGCTCCATGCCCTGCTCCAGCAGCGACTGATAACAGCATTCCAGTGGCTCTCGCAGCTCATCGATACTGTGCAGACAGTCGGCCGGTTCGGCCAGCTCGGTACTTAGCGCCGCCTCTGCCCAGGAGCGGGTCGACTGCAGGCGGCTGCGCAATTGTTTCATCAGCGCCCGATAGGGCTCATCGACATCGCCTACCCGTTGGCGCAGCTCAGCGCTGGCAGCCTGCATCGAGAGCTGGTTGCTGAGCAGCTCGATATCGCGCAGATACAGATCAGCAGCCATCCAGCGGCCCAGCAGCAACACTTCGCGGGTTACCGGTGCGGTGACATTGGGGTTGCCGTCACGATCCCCGCCCATCCATGAGGCCACGCGCAAAGGTGCGCTACGCAGCCCAAGCCCCGGCCCAGCAACAGCAGCCAGTTCGTCATCGAGTCGGCGCAAGAACTGCGGCAGTGCCTGCCACAACGAATGCTCGATCACGGCAAAGCCCCATTTGGCTTCATCCACCGGGGTCGGTCGGTTGCGGCGGATTTCATCGGTATGCCAGGCCTCGCTGATCAGACGGGCCAGATCCTCACGCACGGCGGCCCGTTCTCCGGCACTCAGGTCATCGTGATCACGGCGGGCCAGCGCCAGCGCAATGGCATCATATTTCTGGATCAGGGTACGTCGGGCAACTTCGGTGGGGTGTGCGGT is a genomic window of Halopseudomonas phragmitis containing:
- the ppc gene encoding phosphoenolpyruvate carboxylase produces the protein MAEIDVRLREDVHDLGELLGQTIKTHLGDDFLARIERIRLGAKQGRQTDQAAHEALLSELHDLPDDLLLPVCRAFNQFLNLANIAEQYHRIRRRREDEPVGFEERCLTELFERLRTQGLSGEQLSAEVERLDIELVLTAHPTEVARRTLIQKYDAIALALARRDHDDLSAGERAAVREDLARLISEAWHTDEIRRNRPTPVDEAKWGFAVIEHSLWQALPQFLRRLDDELAAVAGPGLGLRSAPLRVASWMGGDRDGNPNVTAPVTREVLLLGRWMAADLYLRDIELLSNQLSMQAASAELRQRVGDVDEPYRALMKQLRSRLQSTRSWAEAALSTELAEPADCLHSIDELREPLECCYQSLLEQGMELIANGPLLDTLRRVNAFGLGLVRLDIRQDAARHADVLSALTEYLELGRYADWDESQRCQFLLTELASKRPLLPPHWQPSAEVAEVLATCRVVATQPRELLGSYVISMAGSASDVLAVKLLLKEAGLSWPMRVVPLFETLADLDQGAAVIDQLLGLPGYRALVGDEQEVMIGYSDSAKDAGTLAAGWAQYRAQEALVQVARQHGVRLRLFHGRGGTVGRGGAPAHMAILSQPPGSVNGQFRVTEQGEMIRFKFGLPGIAVQSLRLYTSAVLEATLLPPPAPEPAWRELMQQLADRSVAIYRGVVREEPQFVEYFRQATPEQELARLPLGSRPAKRRSQGGIETLRAIPWIFAWTQTRLMLPAWLGAGQALAEALAAGRQQQLRDMMSHWPFFLARVEMLEMVLSKADAGIARFYEERLAEPALWPLGERLRRALEQAVTVILNLRESDRLLAHNPVLGESVAVRNPYTDPLHLLQAELMARTRAQGQNIDPALERALLVTVAGIAAGMRNTG